From a region of the Constantimarinum furrinae genome:
- a CDS encoding ComEC/Rec2 family competence protein: protein MNFINFAVVKFSICLALGIITAQAFGVNSLLIPVILVFCLLLLITAWFYSRRQLLQNAFFGSITFCCFFLIGYCNYQFRSPLAQTNHYSVFIDTSQTELLQLKITDVLKSDNYYHKYIADIYRVDSIPAEGKILLSVKKDSVEGLFAIDNELLISSGIKPFTPALNPHQFDYAAYMNSLGVLFQLQIDHRAIIQFSNGEKSVRGVADGIRNYFLKKLKASSISSEERSIIQALLLGHKTEISKELYSNYAKAGAVHILAVSGLHVGILFLIFSWLLRPVLYVRHGKIIKAGMIILLLFSFALLAGWSPSVVRAATMFSLFAFAGIIKRPTNSINTLFLSFFILLLCKPQRLFHIGFQLSYLAVFFILWVQPRLYEVYSPKNYFLRKAWAISTVSIAAQLGVLPLTLYYFHQFPGLFLLTNLVILPFLALLLGVGLLILLLLSLNSLPTEIAEAYNVMILSLNSFIEWVAGKEFFLIGDIHFSELKVISVYLVIIGIVLLLKRFSFERCMLCMVSLIFLVAVLVHTNLSGETQLILFHKSRSTIMGIQQRRALVVYSEEPLKNIKQLGLIKDYRIGKGIRNYSEAPLPQILQYKSQLILFVDSTGVYPPASNIDIIILRESPKINMDRLIDSLQPRQIVADGSNYLGLVKRWKQTCKIRKLPFHHTGEKGAFILE from the coding sequence GTGAATTTCATCAATTTTGCAGTAGTAAAATTTTCTATTTGTCTGGCACTGGGCATTATTACGGCACAAGCATTTGGTGTCAATTCCCTTCTCATTCCGGTAATTCTTGTTTTTTGTCTGTTGTTGCTTATCACAGCATGGTTTTATTCCCGCAGACAATTATTACAGAATGCCTTCTTCGGAAGTATTACCTTTTGCTGTTTTTTCCTAATTGGATATTGTAACTATCAATTCCGAAGTCCCTTAGCGCAAACCAATCACTATTCAGTATTCATCGATACTTCCCAAACTGAATTACTGCAGCTGAAGATCACAGACGTGCTGAAGTCGGACAATTATTATCATAAATACATCGCAGACATTTATCGAGTGGACTCGATTCCTGCCGAAGGTAAAATACTATTGTCGGTTAAAAAAGACAGTGTTGAGGGATTGTTCGCGATCGATAATGAATTATTAATTTCTTCGGGAATAAAACCTTTTACACCAGCGCTTAATCCACATCAATTCGATTATGCTGCTTATATGAATTCTCTGGGCGTGCTCTTTCAGCTTCAGATCGATCACCGGGCAATCATTCAGTTTAGCAATGGTGAAAAAAGTGTGAGAGGAGTAGCCGATGGGATTCGCAATTATTTTCTGAAGAAACTGAAAGCAAGCAGTATTTCTTCAGAAGAACGAAGCATTATTCAGGCACTTCTCCTTGGACATAAAACAGAAATCAGTAAGGAACTGTATTCCAATTATGCCAAGGCAGGGGCCGTACATATACTCGCTGTTTCGGGGCTGCATGTAGGTATTTTATTCCTGATCTTCTCGTGGCTTTTACGACCTGTTTTATATGTACGCCACGGCAAGATCATTAAAGCCGGAATGATAATTTTGCTACTGTTCAGTTTTGCACTCTTAGCCGGATGGTCACCATCGGTTGTACGTGCTGCCACCATGTTCTCTCTATTCGCTTTTGCCGGCATAATAAAACGACCTACCAATAGCATAAATACGCTGTTCCTGTCCTTTTTTATTTTATTGTTATGCAAACCGCAGCGGTTGTTTCACATAGGTTTTCAACTTAGTTATCTAGCGGTTTTCTTTATCCTCTGGGTACAACCTCGATTGTATGAAGTTTATTCTCCAAAAAATTATTTTCTTCGGAAGGCTTGGGCCATAAGCACGGTGAGTATTGCGGCGCAGTTGGGAGTATTACCACTCACCCTGTACTACTTTCACCAATTTCCAGGCTTATTTCTGCTAACTAATCTGGTGATCCTTCCCTTTCTTGCATTGCTGTTGGGGGTGGGTTTGCTTATTTTATTGCTGTTATCTTTAAACAGTCTACCTACAGAAATAGCCGAAGCATATAACGTTATGATCCTTTCCTTAAATTCCTTTATCGAATGGGTGGCCGGTAAGGAATTCTTTCTGATCGGTGATATACATTTTTCAGAATTAAAAGTTATTTCGGTGTATCTGGTTATCATTGGTATTGTGCTTCTGTTAAAACGTTTCAGTTTTGAACGGTGTATGCTATGTATGGTGAGCCTTATATTCCTGGTAGCAGTTTTAGTTCACACAAATCTTTCAGGGGAGACGCAATTAATATTGTTTCATAAAAGCCGAAGCACGATAATGGGAATACAGCAACGGAGGGCGTTAGTGGTGTATTCAGAAGAACCCTTGAAAAATATAAAGCAACTGGGTTTAATTAAGGATTACCGAATCGGGAAAGGCATTCGTAACTATTCCGAAGCACCACTCCCTCAAATACTGCAGTACAAATCTCAGTTGATCCTGTTTGTTGACAGTACCGGAGTATATCCACCAGCTTCAAATATCGATATTATAATCCTGAGGGAAAGTCCGAAAATAAACATGGATCGCCTCATCGATAGTTTACAGCCGCGACAGATCGTTGCAGATGGCAGCAACTACCTCGGTCTTGTAAAACGCTGGAAACAGACTTGTAAAATAAGAAAGCTCCCCTTTCACCATACCGGTGAAAAAGGAGCCTTCATTTTAGAATAA
- the surE gene encoding 5'/3'-nucleotidase SurE produces MANKRPLILVTNDDGITAPGIRTLIEVMNTLGDVCVVAPDSPQSAMGHAITINDTLYCDAVEMLKDQSHSEYSCSGTPVDCVKLAVNEILKRKPDLCVSGVNHGSNSSINVIYSGTMSAAVEAGTLGIPSIGFSLLDYSLQANFEPSKKYIKSIAMQCLKNGLPKGVVLNVNIPKLSAKDIKGIKVCRQANAHWEENFDKRTNPLGRDYYWLTGEFVNEDKGEDTDEWALKNGFVSVVPVQFDLTAHHAIKDINSWDLK; encoded by the coding sequence ATGGCAAACAAAAGACCTTTAATTTTAGTGACCAACGACGATGGTATAACTGCGCCCGGTATACGAACTCTTATTGAGGTAATGAATACGCTTGGTGATGTTTGTGTAGTAGCACCCGATTCCCCTCAAAGCGCCATGGGACACGCAATTACCATAAACGACACCTTATATTGTGATGCTGTAGAAATGCTCAAGGACCAATCACATTCCGAATACAGTTGCAGCGGAACACCGGTGGACTGCGTAAAGCTCGCAGTGAACGAGATCCTAAAACGGAAACCCGATCTTTGTGTAAGCGGGGTTAATCATGGAAGTAATTCATCTATCAATGTGATCTATAGCGGAACTATGAGTGCCGCAGTCGAAGCAGGAACTCTTGGAATTCCATCTATTGGTTTCTCATTATTGGATTATTCGCTTCAGGCAAATTTTGAACCCAGTAAAAAATATATCAAATCCATAGCCATGCAATGCCTGAAGAACGGATTGCCAAAAGGAGTTGTTTTAAATGTAAACATCCCTAAATTATCGGCTAAGGATATTAAAGGAATTAAAGTATGCCGACAGGCCAATGCACATTGGGAGGAAAACTTCGACAAACGCACCAATCCGCTGGGACGTGATTATTACTGGCTCACAGGCGAATTTGTAAACGAAGATAAAGGGGAAGACACAGACGAATGGGCTTTAAAGAATGGTTTTGTTTCGGTGGTTCCGGTTCAATTCGATCTTACGGCACATCACGCAATAAAAGATATCAATTCCTGGGATCTGAAATGA
- a CDS encoding carboxy terminal-processing peptidase, with product MKKNFKVFLLAVFVAAASCSFTTKEFNDPDKDKLLIDLITYVLQKGHYDPAAMDDTFSEAVYLDYIEALDPIKRYFLASDIEEFSVYRTQIDDQIKNKDLTFFSLVYDRFSQRMEEAKEIYGEVLEEPFDFSATETISVDYDKLAYAETKKELKQRWRQQLKFSTISTYYDFLEEKNTAPERKKEAAEKGEEYVAGDNENLSVTELEAKARNATKTSLTEYFEFTDDLERKDYFAVFLTTVVEVFDPHTNYFAPPDRDRFDLRMSGKLEGIGARLQKKNDYINVVEVISGGPAWRGEHIEVGDIILKVRQEDEKEAVSVVGMRIDDAVKLIKGPKGSKVNLTIKRVDGTIEEETITRDVVELEETYAKSTVIEKTDKKFGLINLPQFYFDMQNYKERNAASDVKKEIERLKEEGIEGLVLDLRDNGGGSLRTAVDIAGLFIKEGPVVQVASSGGKKEVLEDEDDEIVWEGPLVILVNELSASASEILAAALQDYKRAIIIGSEQSYGKGTVQNLIDLNQWLRKNDMGDMGALKLTTQKFYRINGGSTQLEGVKSDVVMPDRYSYIEVGERDYDNPLPYDKIEPADYEVWDGYVDFQETIDKSKARMAKSEQLALIDANARWIKNRRDEMNVTLNIDEYSAEIARRKQETEKFKAIDEYDNKLNYRSLPDEIALMKQDTTLREKRKRWHKSLSKDIYVEEAVNVLEDLKLNNIKAGKMANIKN from the coding sequence ATGAAAAAGAATTTTAAAGTATTTCTTCTTGCAGTTTTTGTAGCGGCTGCGTCCTGCAGTTTTACCACCAAGGAGTTTAATGATCCGGATAAAGATAAATTACTGATAGACCTTATTACCTACGTTTTGCAAAAGGGACATTATGATCCTGCTGCTATGGACGACACCTTCTCTGAGGCAGTTTACCTGGACTATATCGAAGCATTGGACCCGATAAAACGGTATTTTCTGGCTTCAGACATAGAGGAATTCAGCGTGTACAGAACACAGATCGATGATCAGATCAAGAACAAGGATCTTACTTTCTTTAGTTTAGTGTATGATCGTTTTTCGCAGCGAATGGAAGAGGCGAAGGAGATCTATGGAGAAGTATTGGAAGAACCTTTCGATTTTTCGGCTACAGAAACCATTAGTGTAGATTACGATAAGCTCGCCTATGCTGAAACGAAAAAAGAACTTAAGCAGCGATGGAGACAGCAACTTAAATTTTCTACCATCTCAACCTATTACGATTTTTTAGAAGAAAAAAATACAGCTCCTGAACGAAAAAAGGAGGCAGCCGAGAAGGGAGAGGAATATGTTGCCGGTGATAATGAAAACCTTAGCGTAACGGAACTCGAAGCAAAAGCACGGAATGCCACTAAAACATCACTTACCGAATATTTTGAATTTACCGATGATCTGGAGCGCAAAGACTACTTTGCCGTTTTCTTAACTACAGTAGTGGAAGTATTCGATCCTCACACCAATTACTTTGCACCGCCAGACCGGGATCGTTTCGATCTTAGAATGAGCGGAAAACTGGAAGGAATTGGCGCCCGTTTGCAAAAGAAGAACGACTATATAAATGTTGTAGAAGTTATTAGCGGTGGACCGGCCTGGCGTGGAGAACACATTGAAGTTGGTGACATTATTCTGAAAGTTAGACAGGAAGATGAAAAAGAAGCTGTAAGTGTGGTAGGAATGCGCATTGACGATGCTGTTAAACTGATAAAAGGTCCAAAAGGATCTAAAGTGAATCTTACCATTAAGCGTGTAGACGGTACTATTGAAGAGGAAACCATCACAAGGGATGTGGTTGAACTCGAAGAAACCTATGCAAAATCAACGGTCATTGAAAAAACTGATAAAAAATTCGGACTGATCAATCTGCCGCAATTCTATTTCGATATGCAGAACTATAAGGAGCGAAATGCTGCGAGTGATGTAAAAAAGGAGATTGAACGTTTAAAAGAAGAAGGAATTGAAGGCCTTGTATTGGACCTTCGTGATAATGGTGGCGGATCGTTGCGAACTGCTGTAGACATTGCCGGATTGTTCATCAAAGAAGGCCCTGTGGTGCAGGTAGCTTCAAGCGGTGGAAAAAAAGAAGTATTGGAAGATGAGGACGACGAGATCGTTTGGGAGGGTCCTTTGGTAATTCTGGTTAACGAACTTTCTGCATCTGCTTCAGAGATCCTTGCAGCGGCCTTACAGGATTATAAGCGGGCGATCATTATTGGTAGTGAGCAGTCTTACGGTAAAGGAACTGTTCAGAATTTAATAGACCTGAACCAATGGTTACGTAAAAACGATATGGGTGATATGGGAGCTTTAAAGCTTACCACCCAAAAGTTCTATCGTATAAACGGAGGTTCTACACAATTGGAAGGTGTAAAAAGTGATGTTGTGATGCCAGATCGCTATAGCTATATTGAGGTAGGCGAACGCGACTATGACAATCCGTTGCCCTACGATAAAATAGAACCAGCAGATTATGAAGTATGGGATGGGTATGTTGATTTTCAGGAAACCATAGACAAAAGCAAGGCGAGGATGGCCAAAAGTGAGCAACTGGCTTTAATTGATGCCAATGCTCGATGGATCAAGAATCGACGTGACGAAATGAACGTAACACTCAATATTGATGAGTACAGTGCCGAAATTGCCCGAAGAAAGCAAGAAACAGAAAAGTTCAAGGCAATTGACGAGTATGACAATAAACTGAACTATAGATCGCTTCCCGATGAGATCGCTTTAATGAAGCAGGATACTACGCTTCGTGAAAAGCGTAAGAGATGGCATAAAAGTCTTTCAAAAGATATTTATGTGGAAGAAGCTGTAAATGTTCTGGAAGACCTGAAACTGAATAATATCAAGGCCGGAAAAATGGCAAATATTAAAAACTAA
- the lpxB gene encoding lipid-A-disaccharide synthase, with protein MKYYLIAGEASGDLHGANLMKALKQEDPNAHFRFWGGDLMEKEGGSPVKHYRDLAFMGFIEVVANLKTILKNISFCKKDIEAFQPDVLILIDYPGFNLRIAKWARKKGIKVHYYISPQIWAWKEGRIKSIKQDVDEMYVILPFEKDFYEKKHNFPVHFVGHPLIDAVYDRAQVNPEQFRNDNNLDNRPIIALLPGSRKQEISKMLKVMLSIVEDFNEYQFVIAGAPSQEASFYAPYIKKQNVHLLLNKTYDLLSISNAALVTSGTATLETALFKVPQVVCYKGSRISYEIAKRVIKLKYISLVNLILDKEVVTELIQTEFNGKRLRSELTYILDDYNRAKLFLDYYDLEQKLGGKGASAKTAKLIFDAIGDK; from the coding sequence ATGAAGTATTACCTCATCGCCGGAGAGGCTTCGGGCGACCTGCACGGAGCAAATCTAATGAAGGCCCTCAAGCAAGAGGATCCCAATGCCCATTTTCGGTTTTGGGGAGGTGATCTTATGGAAAAAGAAGGCGGATCTCCTGTAAAACATTATAGAGATCTGGCGTTTATGGGGTTTATTGAGGTCGTTGCCAATTTAAAGACCATTCTAAAGAATATTTCCTTTTGTAAAAAAGACATTGAAGCTTTTCAACCCGATGTCCTCATCCTTATCGATTATCCCGGATTTAACCTCCGCATCGCAAAATGGGCCCGCAAAAAAGGTATTAAAGTTCATTACTATATATCACCACAGATCTGGGCCTGGAAGGAAGGCAGAATTAAAAGTATAAAACAGGATGTGGATGAGATGTATGTGATCCTTCCGTTTGAAAAGGACTTTTACGAAAAGAAACACAATTTTCCGGTTCATTTTGTCGGACATCCTCTTATTGATGCGGTGTATGACCGGGCTCAGGTAAACCCTGAACAATTCAGAAATGACAATAATTTAGATAACCGACCCATTATTGCGCTTCTTCCGGGGAGTCGTAAGCAGGAAATCTCAAAAATGCTGAAAGTGATGCTTTCCATTGTTGAGGACTTTAACGAGTATCAGTTTGTCATCGCAGGAGCACCGAGTCAGGAGGCATCCTTTTATGCACCCTATATCAAAAAGCAGAATGTTCATTTACTGCTCAATAAAACCTATGATCTGTTAAGTATTTCGAACGCAGCTCTGGTAACTTCGGGAACCGCCACATTGGAAACCGCCTTGTTCAAAGTCCCACAGGTGGTGTGCTATAAGGGCAGTAGGATCTCCTATGAGATCGCTAAAAGGGTCATTAAACTTAAATACATTTCGCTGGTGAATCTTATATTAGATAAAGAGGTAGTAACTGAGTTGATTCAAACTGAATTTAACGGCAAACGACTGCGAAGCGAACTCACCTATATTCTGGATGACTACAACCGGGCCAAGCTGTTTTTAGATTATTACGACCTGGAGCAAAAACTGGGTGGGAAAGGGGCTAGTGCGAAAACCGCCAAGTTAATTTTTGACGCCATCGGAGACAAATAG
- a CDS encoding C40 family peptidase, with amino-acid sequence MKKLLLLLLLSIFMISCGGTKTVTKKITPTSGDETIKKTTKVKKKDDKIVRKVDYDTEEITKSSNEEVLENIIEYARSFEGTRYKFGGTTKAGMDCSGLVYTAFKQEDVLMPRISRDMATKGVEIHLKDAVEGDLVFFKTSKRNTINHVGLVVESKKGEVFFIHSTTSRGVIISSMNEAYWKKAFVLARRVI; translated from the coding sequence ATGAAAAAACTGCTCCTACTACTATTACTTTCAATATTTATGATATCCTGTGGCGGAACTAAAACCGTCACCAAAAAGATCACGCCCACTTCGGGTGATGAGACCATCAAAAAAACAACTAAGGTAAAGAAGAAGGACGACAAGATCGTTAGAAAGGTAGACTATGACACCGAAGAGATCACAAAATCGTCTAATGAGGAAGTCTTGGAAAACATTATTGAGTATGCCCGGTCCTTTGAAGGTACACGCTATAAATTTGGAGGTACTACCAAAGCAGGAATGGATTGTTCCGGTTTGGTTTATACGGCCTTTAAGCAGGAAGATGTCCTTATGCCAAGGATCTCGAGAGACATGGCTACCAAAGGTGTTGAAATTCATTTAAAAGATGCTGTGGAAGGAGATTTGGTCTTCTTTAAAACCAGTAAGCGGAATACCATAAATCACGTTGGTCTGGTGGTGGAGTCCAAAAAGGGAGAAGTCTTCTTTATCCATTCTACGACTTCCAGAGGTGTTATTATTTCTTCCATGAACGAGGCTTATTGGAAAAAAGCCTTTGTGCTGGCCCGCAGGGTCATATAA